In the genome of Fulvivirga maritima, one region contains:
- a CDS encoding DUF7832 domain-containing protein: protein MTNDKKANIQKNIYDNAKSHFLGNFPDSLPIEQAYVHIGMYLGWVIENELYSEYFEEEAEMQIFRFKRREISCTILSEIWDGYLGYELFNKSGNMFTYYYYGGGLFKNDYDEVLVKKLPSIYHVNDSWDNYEAIKNRIDVRFQDWKKLIG from the coding sequence ATGACGAACGACAAGAAGGCGAACATTCAAAAGAACATTTATGACAATGCTAAGAGTCATTTTTTGGGTAATTTCCCAGACTCACTGCCTATAGAACAAGCTTATGTACATATTGGAATGTACCTGGGTTGGGTTATAGAAAATGAATTGTATTCAGAATACTTCGAAGAAGAAGCTGAAATGCAAATTTTCCGATTCAAGAGAAGAGAGATATCTTGTACTATCTTAAGTGAAATATGGGATGGGTACTTAGGTTATGAGTTATTCAACAAATCAGGAAATATGTTTACCTACTATTACTATGGTGGTGGCCTTTTTAAAAATGATTACGATGAAGTACTTGTAAAAAAATTACCTTCTATTTATCACGTAAACGATTCATGGGACAATTACGAAGCTATCAAAAACAGAATAGACGTAAGATTCCAAGATTGGAAAAAACTTATAGGATAA
- a CDS encoding TlpA family protein disulfide reductase, translated as MKKQLSEWLLMIIIIGVLYFTGWYKDVAVFLQKGLLLTGAFDADTEYVTKEKIDYNLTLKSTQGDTLHLSELKGKVIFINMWATWCPPCKAEMPGIESLYKDFTDSTDVAFVMLALDSENRVKSYLKHFGYTFPAYTPMGGHIPEIYRPSSIPTTLIISPEGELVAKEVGMRNYDTKKYRRFLNKLAN; from the coding sequence ATGAAAAAACAGCTCAGCGAATGGCTTTTGATGATAATTATTATCGGTGTACTATATTTCACCGGATGGTATAAAGATGTAGCTGTATTTCTCCAAAAAGGCCTCTTGCTTACCGGCGCTTTTGATGCTGACACCGAATATGTGACCAAAGAAAAAATTGATTATAACCTTACCTTAAAATCTACGCAAGGCGATACCCTGCACCTTTCTGAGCTAAAAGGAAAAGTCATTTTCATCAATATGTGGGCTACGTGGTGCCCGCCATGCAAAGCAGAGATGCCAGGAATAGAAAGCTTATATAAAGATTTTACTGACAGCACTGATGTAGCCTTTGTAATGCTAGCCTTAGACTCTGAAAACAGAGTAAAAAGCTACCTAAAACATTTTGGATACACCTTTCCTGCATACACCCCTATGGGCGGACATATACCTGAAATATATAGGCCTAGTTCCATCCCTACCACATTAATCATTTCACCAGAAGGTGAATTGGTGGCTAAAGAAGTAGGAATGAGAAATTATGACACTAAGAAGTACAGACGTTTTCTTAACAAACTTGCCAATTAG
- a CDS encoding SIR2 family NAD-dependent protein deacylase, whose product MSSKPKVVVLTGAGISAESGIPTFRDADGLWEGHDVMEVASPQGWKKNRELVLDFYNQRRKAALHVQPNEGHAALVRMEEHFDVTVITQNIDNLHEKAGSSKVIHLHGQLFQSRSTLDENLVYDMDHWELKIGDKCERGSQLRPNVVWFGEMVPMMEVAAKETYEADFFIVVGTSLYVYPAAGLLDLVDDDIPKFIVDRKIPTVQQKPNLFLFEELASSGVERVRKQLISQYL is encoded by the coding sequence ATGTCTTCCAAGCCAAAGGTAGTAGTACTGACCGGTGCCGGCATTAGTGCTGAGAGTGGCATTCCTACTTTTAGGGATGCCGATGGATTATGGGAGGGGCATGATGTTATGGAAGTGGCCTCTCCTCAGGGATGGAAAAAGAACCGAGAGCTGGTATTGGATTTTTACAACCAAAGGCGAAAGGCAGCACTTCATGTTCAGCCCAATGAGGGGCATGCTGCTCTGGTGCGCATGGAAGAACATTTTGATGTAACCGTTATTACCCAAAATATTGATAACCTTCACGAAAAAGCTGGCTCTTCTAAAGTCATTCATTTGCATGGTCAGCTTTTTCAATCACGCAGTACATTAGATGAAAACCTTGTTTATGATATGGATCACTGGGAGCTTAAAATCGGTGATAAATGTGAAAGAGGTTCCCAGCTAAGGCCTAACGTAGTTTGGTTTGGCGAAATGGTGCCTATGATGGAGGTTGCAGCCAAAGAAACTTATGAGGCAGATTTTTTTATTGTAGTAGGCACTTCCCTATATGTTTACCCCGCTGCGGGCCTATTAGATCTGGTTGATGATGATATCCCCAAGTTTATAGTTGATCGTAAGATTCCAACAGTACAACAAAAACCTAATTTATTTCTATTTGAAGAATTGGCCAGCTCTGGAGTGGAGCGAGTGCGCAAACAGCTTATTTCTCAATACCTTTAG
- a CDS encoding nucleoside recognition domain-containing protein, producing the protein MVLNYLWIAFFLIAFVIALFRLIFFQDTEIFPSIVNSTFEMAKTGFEISIFLTGVMSLWLGLMKIGEKGGMVKILSKLIGPFFSRLFPDIPKDHPATGAIIMNFSANMLGLDNAAMPIGLKAMQEIQELNPNKEVASNAQIMFLVLNTSGLSIIPLTILADRSVQGAANPTDVFLPILLATFCSTLVGLITVAIYQKINLWDKVIMAYLLGFTAFIVALIYYFTSIPQEQVSTISIVASNFIIFTIIIGFIVLGIRKKINIYETFIDGAKEGFQISIKIIPYLVAILVAIGVFRASGAMNYLLAGLEYLFGLTGMNTDFVKALPTALMKPLSGSAARGMMLETIETYGVDSFTGKLASVLRGATETTFFIIAVYFGSVNIKKTRYAVTAGLIADFAGIISAILFGYLFFHGDSI; encoded by the coding sequence ATGGTTCTTAATTACCTCTGGATTGCCTTTTTTCTTATTGCATTTGTTATTGCACTTTTTAGACTTATCTTTTTTCAGGACACAGAGATCTTTCCATCAATTGTAAACTCTACTTTTGAGATGGCTAAAACGGGATTTGAAATCTCCATCTTCCTCACAGGAGTGATGTCTTTATGGCTGGGTCTCATGAAAATTGGAGAAAAAGGCGGAATGGTTAAAATCCTATCTAAGCTAATAGGCCCTTTTTTCAGCAGACTTTTCCCTGACATACCAAAAGACCATCCTGCTACAGGTGCCATAATCATGAACTTCTCTGCCAACATGCTTGGGCTAGATAATGCCGCCATGCCTATTGGCCTAAAGGCAATGCAAGAAATTCAGGAGTTAAACCCTAACAAAGAAGTAGCCTCTAATGCCCAAATCATGTTTCTGGTACTCAATACAAGCGGGCTATCCATTATCCCTCTTACCATTTTGGCCGATAGATCAGTGCAGGGCGCTGCCAACCCTACTGATGTTTTTCTTCCTATTTTATTAGCCACCTTCTGCAGTACGCTGGTAGGACTAATCACCGTAGCTATTTATCAGAAAATTAATCTTTGGGACAAAGTAATTATGGCCTATTTATTAGGCTTCACAGCATTTATAGTAGCATTAATTTATTATTTTACCAGTATTCCTCAAGAACAAGTTAGCACTATCTCCATAGTAGCTAGTAATTTTATTATATTTACAATTATTATTGGCTTTATAGTACTCGGAATAAGGAAAAAGATCAACATCTATGAGACCTTTATAGATGGAGCAAAAGAGGGTTTTCAGATATCAATTAAAATAATTCCATATCTGGTAGCCATCTTGGTAGCCATAGGAGTATTCAGAGCCAGTGGAGCTATGAATTATTTATTAGCTGGTTTAGAATATTTATTTGGCCTTACAGGCATGAACACAGACTTTGTAAAAGCTTTACCCACAGCACTTATGAAGCCCTTAAGCGGCAGTGCTGCCAGGGGTATGATGTTAGAAACTATTGAAACTTATGGGGTAGACTCGTTTACCGGAAAGCTCGCAAGCGTATTAAGAGGTGCAACCGAAACTACTTTTTTCATTATAGCAGTTTATTTTGGATCAGTGAACATAAAAAAAACCAGGTATGCCGTTACAGCAGGCTTAATTGCCGACTTTGCCGGAATCATTTCAGCTATTCTTTTTGGATATCTATTTTTTCATGGCGATTCCATTTAG
- a CDS encoding Tex family protein yields MDKNISIIAQELGVSEKQVVSVVDLLDEGATVPFISRYRKEMTGSLDEVAITSIRDRAEQLRDLDKRREAILKSIEKQEKLTPELEKAINMAETMAELEDIYLPYKPKRKTRATKAKEKGLEPLAERIFKQEDFDLEAFAAEYVSEEKEVASPEEALQGARDIIAEWINEDQEVRKSMRQLFENDAVIVSRVIKGKEQEGQKYKDYFEWDEPISKTPSHRLLAMRRGEKEMILTLDIAPEDDSAHQILKKNFVEGNNEASKQVEMAAEDCYKRLLKPSMETEIRINSKNKADEEAIRVFSDNLRQLLLAAPLGQKNVLALDPGFRTGCKVVVMNKQGKLLHNDAIFPNEPQKRVAESGALVKYLCEKYDVEAIAIGNGTASRETESFVKGLGLPKSIMVIMVNESGASVYSASEVARDEFPDHDVTVRGAVSIGRRLMDPLAELVKIDPKSIGVGQYQHDVDQNALKHGLDDVVMSCVNSVGVELNTASKELLSYVSGLGPQLAKSIVEFRNQNGPFKNRKSLIDVPRLGAKAFEQAAGFLRIREAENPLDSSAVHPESYHIVEKMAKDLGCDVKDLVSDVTLRNKINLKSYVTEQVGLPTLNDIMGELTKPGRDPRDTFEVFNFQEGVNSVGDLRIGMELPGIVTNITNFGAFVDIGVHQDGLVHVSHLSDSFVKNPAEVVTVQQQVKVTVIELDLNRKRIALSMKSDPFGKQPAKPKRKRQENIPDGDFQDKLSQLKGLFK; encoded by the coding sequence ATGGATAAGAATATCTCAATCATCGCTCAAGAGCTAGGAGTGAGTGAAAAGCAGGTGGTTTCAGTAGTTGATCTTCTTGATGAAGGGGCTACCGTACCTTTTATTTCCAGGTATAGAAAAGAAATGACCGGCAGCTTAGATGAAGTAGCTATTACTTCCATCAGAGACCGCGCAGAGCAGCTCAGAGATCTTGATAAAAGAAGAGAGGCTATCTTAAAATCTATAGAGAAACAAGAGAAGCTTACACCTGAGCTAGAGAAAGCCATTAATATGGCAGAAACTATGGCTGAGTTGGAAGATATCTATTTGCCATACAAGCCTAAAAGAAAAACCAGAGCTACTAAGGCTAAGGAAAAAGGATTGGAGCCGCTGGCAGAGCGTATTTTTAAACAGGAAGATTTTGATCTGGAGGCATTTGCTGCAGAATATGTGAGTGAAGAAAAAGAAGTGGCCAGCCCGGAAGAAGCCCTTCAAGGAGCCAGAGATATTATCGCAGAGTGGATCAACGAAGATCAGGAAGTGCGTAAGAGCATGCGTCAGTTATTTGAAAATGATGCTGTTATAGTTTCCAGAGTAATTAAAGGCAAAGAGCAAGAAGGACAGAAATATAAAGATTATTTCGAGTGGGATGAGCCTATTTCTAAAACGCCTAGTCATAGACTTTTGGCTATGAGAAGAGGAGAGAAGGAAATGATTCTTACCCTTGATATAGCTCCTGAGGATGATTCTGCACATCAGATCCTGAAAAAGAACTTTGTAGAAGGAAATAACGAGGCAAGTAAGCAGGTAGAGATGGCTGCTGAAGACTGTTATAAGAGGTTGCTGAAGCCTTCTATGGAAACAGAGATTCGCATTAACTCAAAAAATAAGGCTGATGAAGAGGCTATAAGAGTATTTTCAGATAACCTTCGTCAATTATTATTAGCGGCTCCTTTAGGTCAGAAGAATGTATTGGCTTTAGACCCTGGTTTTAGAACAGGGTGTAAAGTAGTGGTGATGAATAAGCAAGGTAAATTGCTTCATAACGACGCTATATTCCCTAACGAGCCTCAAAAAAGAGTGGCCGAGTCTGGTGCTTTAGTTAAATACTTGTGTGAGAAATATGATGTAGAAGCTATAGCCATTGGTAACGGTACTGCTAGTAGAGAAACTGAGAGCTTTGTGAAAGGCTTAGGTTTGCCAAAAAGCATTATGGTGATTATGGTAAATGAGAGTGGAGCTTCTGTGTATTCTGCTTCAGAAGTAGCAAGAGATGAGTTTCCTGATCATGATGTTACTGTAAGAGGAGCTGTATCTATTGGTAGAAGGTTAATGGATCCTCTGGCAGAGCTAGTAAAGATAGATCCAAAATCTATAGGAGTAGGACAGTATCAGCACGATGTAGATCAAAATGCGTTGAAGCATGGTCTTGATGATGTGGTAATGAGCTGTGTGAACTCAGTAGGAGTAGAGTTAAATACTGCAAGTAAAGAGCTTTTGAGCTATGTTTCTGGTTTAGGACCACAATTGGCAAAGTCTATTGTAGAGTTTAGGAATCAAAACGGTCCTTTCAAGAATAGAAAATCTTTGATTGATGTACCTCGTTTGGGAGCTAAGGCTTTTGAGCAGGCTGCTGGTTTCTTGAGAATTAGAGAAGCAGAAAATCCTCTTGATAGCTCTGCTGTTCACCCGGAGAGTTATCATATTGTAGAGAAGATGGCCAAAGATCTTGGTTGTGATGTTAAGGATTTGGTAAGTGATGTTACCCTGAGAAATAAAATAAACCTTAAGAGTTATGTTACCGAGCAGGTAGGACTTCCTACTTTAAATGATATCATGGGCGAGCTTACCAAACCTGGTAGAGATCCGCGTGATACTTTTGAGGTGTTTAACTTCCAGGAAGGCGTTAATAGTGTAGGAGACCTTAGAATAGGTATGGAGCTGCCGGGAATAGTAACTAACATTACCAATTTCGGGGCTTTTGTTGATATCGGTGTTCATCAGGATGGGTTGGTGCACGTGAGTCACTTATCAGACTCTTTTGTGAAAAACCCTGCTGAAGTGGTAACGGTGCAGCAGCAAGTAAAGGTTACGGTTATAGAGCTGGATCTTAATAGAAAAAGAATCGCATTATCTATGAAGAGTGATCCTTTTGGTAAGCAGCCTGCTAAGCCTAAGAGAAAAAGGCAGGAGAATATTCCTGATGGAGATTTTCAGGATAAGCTCAGTCAGCTGAAAGGCCTCTTTAAATAG
- the topA gene encoding type I DNA topoisomerase, translating into MAKNLVIVESPAKAKTIEGYLGKDYKVTSSYGHVRDLPKGDKAIDKENGFKPTYEITADKKSVIKDLKKLAKDSETIFLASDDDREGEAISWHLKEALNLDDARTRRIVFREITKNAIENAIKTPRGIDIDLVNAQQARRVLDRLVGFELSPILWKKIKTGLSAGRVQSVAVRLVVEREREIDKFEPKSSFRITAIFDLGNKKELHADLAHRFDTEEEATAFLEACKDAEFSITDLQKKPSKKSPAPPFTTSTLQQEASRKLGFSVSQTMTIAQKLYESGMISYMRTDSVNLSDEAVNGAVAEIKADFGEKYVKVRKYKTKSSSAQEAHEAIRPTNFAVLKPSVDRNGLRLYELIWKRAIASQMADAEIEKTTATIGISTVPQHLTATGEVVKFDGFLSVYLESTDDEDDAEDQKGMLPPLEIGQQLTLDEMKARQGFSRPPARYTEASLVKKLEEMGIGRPSTYAPTISTVQKRNYVVKEFREGKEREYSVVRLKNKEIKSTKLTEITGTEKNKLFPTNMAMVVTDFLVDHFPNVTNYSFTAEVEKLFDEIAQGKKEWDKMIEDFYSEFHSKVENTENIERSSVPTSRELGVDPKTGKKVIARLGRFGPLAQLGDDEEEKPQYASLRSGQFIESITLEEALELFKLPRDLGEFEEKPVQANIGRFGPYVRHDNKFVSIPKDEDPYTIELDRAIELIKAKREADANKFIKSFEENEDVQVLNGRFGPYIKIGRKNVKIPKDKDPKELTLEECLELAEKAPAKKGRAKKKSK; encoded by the coding sequence ATGGCGAAGAATTTAGTAATAGTAGAGTCACCAGCAAAAGCGAAAACAATAGAAGGCTATTTAGGTAAAGATTATAAGGTCACCTCCAGTTACGGACACGTGCGAGATCTGCCTAAAGGCGATAAGGCTATTGATAAGGAAAACGGTTTTAAACCTACTTATGAGATTACGGCCGATAAGAAGTCCGTTATTAAGGATTTAAAGAAATTAGCTAAGGATTCAGAGACAATCTTCCTGGCGAGTGATGATGACCGCGAAGGAGAAGCCATTTCTTGGCATTTAAAAGAGGCTCTTAATCTTGATGATGCCAGAACCAGAAGGATTGTTTTTAGAGAGATTACTAAAAATGCCATAGAAAACGCTATTAAGACGCCTAGAGGTATTGATATAGATTTGGTAAATGCTCAGCAGGCTCGTAGGGTGCTGGATAGACTGGTGGGGTTTGAGCTTTCGCCGATATTATGGAAAAAGATTAAAACAGGGCTTTCTGCCGGTAGAGTACAGTCAGTAGCTGTAAGGCTGGTAGTAGAAAGGGAGCGTGAAATAGACAAGTTTGAGCCTAAATCAAGCTTTAGAATTACTGCCATTTTTGATCTGGGAAATAAGAAAGAGCTACATGCTGATCTTGCCCATAGATTTGATACAGAAGAAGAAGCTACTGCATTTTTAGAAGCCTGCAAAGATGCTGAGTTCTCTATTACTGATCTGCAGAAAAAGCCTTCTAAGAAATCTCCTGCGCCGCCATTTACGACTTCTACATTACAGCAGGAAGCCAGTAGAAAGCTGGGCTTTTCTGTTTCTCAAACCATGACCATAGCTCAGAAACTATATGAGTCTGGTATGATATCTTATATGAGAACGGACTCAGTAAACTTATCAGACGAGGCCGTAAACGGGGCTGTGGCTGAAATAAAAGCTGACTTTGGAGAGAAATACGTTAAAGTAAGAAAATATAAAACCAAATCATCATCTGCACAAGAGGCTCACGAAGCTATAAGACCTACTAACTTTGCAGTTTTAAAACCATCTGTAGATAGAAATGGCCTTCGTTTATATGAGTTGATTTGGAAAAGAGCCATCGCCTCTCAAATGGCCGATGCTGAAATAGAAAAAACAACCGCCACTATCGGTATTTCTACCGTTCCGCAGCATCTTACTGCTACTGGCGAGGTGGTGAAATTTGATGGATTTCTTTCTGTATACCTAGAATCTACTGATGATGAGGACGATGCAGAAGACCAAAAAGGAATGTTGCCTCCGTTAGAGATAGGTCAGCAGCTGACATTGGATGAAATGAAAGCCAGACAAGGCTTTAGCAGACCTCCTGCCAGATATACTGAAGCCAGCCTGGTGAAAAAATTAGAAGAAATGGGCATTGGTAGACCATCTACTTATGCACCTACCATTTCTACTGTTCAGAAGAGAAACTATGTAGTTAAAGAATTTAGAGAAGGAAAAGAGAGAGAGTATTCGGTAGTGAGGCTTAAAAATAAAGAGATTAAGTCTACTAAGCTTACAGAGATAACTGGTACAGAAAAGAATAAGCTTTTCCCTACTAATATGGCTATGGTAGTTACTGATTTTCTGGTAGATCATTTTCCTAATGTTACTAACTATAGCTTTACGGCAGAAGTAGAAAAGCTTTTTGATGAGATAGCTCAAGGCAAGAAGGAATGGGATAAAATGATCGAAGATTTTTATTCTGAGTTCCATTCTAAGGTGGAAAATACTGAGAATATAGAGCGTTCATCAGTGCCGACATCCAGAGAACTGGGGGTAGATCCTAAAACAGGTAAAAAAGTAATTGCTCGATTAGGAAGGTTTGGTCCTTTGGCTCAATTAGGGGATGATGAAGAAGAAAAACCACAATATGCCAGCCTCCGAAGTGGGCAGTTTATAGAAAGCATCACTCTTGAAGAAGCTTTAGAACTGTTCAAACTACCAAGAGATTTAGGTGAGTTTGAGGAGAAACCCGTACAGGCTAACATTGGTAGATTTGGCCCGTATGTAAGGCATGATAATAAATTTGTCTCTATACCTAAAGACGAAGATCCTTACACGATAGAACTAGACAGAGCTATAGAGCTCATTAAAGCCAAAAGAGAGGCAGATGCTAACAAATTCATTAAATCATTTGAAGAGAATGAAGATGTACAGGTGCTAAACGGAAGGTTTGGTCCTTATATTAAAATCGGCCGTAAAAATGTTAAAATCCCTAAAGACAAAGATCCTAAGGAGCTTACGCTGGAAGAATGCCTGGAGTTAGCAGAGAAGGCACCAGCCAAAAAAGGGAGGGCTAAGAAAAAGTCAAAATAA